A stretch of the Corylus avellana chromosome ca6, CavTom2PMs-1.0 genome encodes the following:
- the LOC132183620 gene encoding chloroplast processing peptidase-like, with protein MSFLRPSALYELLITYSSLRWMPCQSWGFLRWPGLEGFMRLLVVVLLWSMLSEIRHIPSSSMYPTLRVGDRIIVEKASYYIRSPAIHDIVTFQDPTQQPGDTEQGVFIKRIVAKAGDLVQVDHGWLYVNGTAQKEDFIAERPTYKSILTYVPQGHVYVLGDNRNNSYDSHVWGPLPIKNIVGRFVMCCYRPSN; from the exons ATGAGTTTCTTGAGGCCTTCTGCATTGTACGAGTTACTTATCACCTACTCTTCGCTCCGGTGGATGCCGTGCCAGAGCTGGGGGTTTCTCCGATGGCCGGGGCTGGAGGGGTTCATGAGGCTTTTGGTGGTGGTGCTTTTATGGTCTATGCTTTCGGAGATACGGCACATACCCTCGTCTTCCATGTACCCAACTCTTCGTGTTGGTGACAGGATCATTGTCGAAAAG GCCTCATATTATATTAGAAGTCCTGCTATACATGATATTGTGACATTCCAAGATCCAACACAG CAACCAGGAGATACAGAGCAAGGAGTTTTCATTAAGAGAATTGTTGCAAAAGCAGGAGATTTGGTTCAG GTCGATCATGGATGGCTCTACGTCAATGGAACTGCTCAAAAGGAAGATTTTATAGCAGAGCGCCCAACATACAAATCAATTTTAACT TATGTGCCTCAAGGTCATGTTTATGTCTTGGGTGACAACAGGAACAACAGTTATGATTCCCACGTTTG GGGACCCCTTCCCATTAAGAACATTGTTGGAAGATTTGTTATGTGCTGTTACAGACCTTCAAACTGA